The following proteins come from a genomic window of Microtus pennsylvanicus isolate mMicPen1 chromosome 22, mMicPen1.hap1, whole genome shotgun sequence:
- the Osgepl1 gene encoding tRNA N6-adenosine threonylcarbamoyltransferase, mitochondrial isoform X2 encodes MLIFRKTAGVFAKLPKRNVYGFLRSLHVSPGVLSPPKLVLGIETSCDDTAAAVVDETGRVWGEAMHSQTEVHLKTGGIVPPVAQQLHRENIERIVEEALSASGVSPRDLSAIATTVKPGLALSLGVGLSFSLQLVNQFKKPFIPIHHMEAHALTIRLTNQVEFPFLVLLISGGHCLLALVRGVSDFLLLGKSLDIAPGDMLDKVARRLSLINRHEYSTMSGGKAIEHLAKEGNRFHFTLSPPMQNAKNCNFSFTGLQHVIDKLIERKEKEEGIEKGQILSSAADIAAAVQHVTASHLATRTQRAILFCKQRGLLPPANAVLVVSGGVASNSYIRKALEIVANATQCTSLCPPPRLCTDNGVMIAWNGIERLRAGLGILHDVENFRYEPKCPLGVDISQEVAEAAIKVPQLKMAI; translated from the exons ATGCTAATATTCAGGAAGACAGCAGGAGTTTTTGCCAAACTACCAAAGAGGAATGTGTATGGGTTTTTGAGAAGTCTTCATGTTTCTCCTGGAGTACTTTCTCCTCCTAAGCTGGTCCTGGGGATCGAAACCAGCTGTGACGACACAGCCGCTGCCGTGGTGGATGAAACTGGACGCGTGTGGGGAGAAGCCATGCATTCCCAGACCGAAGTGCATTTGAA aaCAGGCGGAATTGTTCCTCCAGTAGCTcaacagcttcacagagaaaaTATTGAGCGAATAGTAGAAGAAGCCCTTTCTGCCAGCGGAGTCTCGCCACGTGACCTCTCAGCCATCGCAACCACCGTCAAACCAGGACTGGCTCTAAGCCTGGGCGTAGGCTTATCATTCAGCCTACAGCTAGTAAACCAGTTTAAAAAGCCCTTTATTCCTATccaccacatggaggctcatgcGCTTACCATCCGACTGACCAACCAAGTAGAATTTCCTTTTCTAGTTCTTTTGATTTCTGGAGGTCACTGCCTGTTGGCCTTAGTCCGCGGagtttcagatttcctgcttcttggGAAGTCTTTGGACATAGCGCCAGGTGACATGCTTGACAAG GTGGCAAGAAGACTTTCTTTAATCAATCGTCATGAATATTCTACGATGAGCGGTGGGAAGGCTATAGAACATTTGGCCAAAGAAGGAAATAGATTCCATTTTACCCTCAGTCCTCCCATGCAGAATGCTAAGAACTGCAATTTTTCTTTTACGGGACTTCAGCATGTTATCGATAAGCTAAtcgaaaggaaggagaaggaagaaggcattGAGAAGGGGCAAATCCTGTCTTCCGCCGCAGACATTGCTGCTGCGGTGCAGCACGTGACCGCAAGCCACCTTGCCACGAGAACGCAGCGCGCTATTCTGTTTTGCAAGCAGAGAGGGTTGTTACCGCCAGCGAACGCAGTATTA GTTGTGTCTGGAGGTGTTGCAAGTAACTCGTATATCCGAAAAGCGCTGGAAATTGTAGCAAATGCAACGCAATGCACTTCGCTGTGCCCTCCGCCAAGACTGTGCACAGATAATGGCGTTATGATTGCGTG GAATGGGATTGAAAGATTGCGTGCCGGCTTGGGCATTTTACATGATGTAGAAAACTTCCGGTATGAACCAAA ATGTCCTCTTGGAGTAGACATATCCCAAGAAGTCGCAGAAGCTGCCATAAAAGTCCCAcaattaaaaatggcaatttga
- the Osgepl1 gene encoding tRNA N6-adenosine threonylcarbamoyltransferase, mitochondrial isoform X3, giving the protein MQVPAGIICRVVSMLIFRKTAGVFAKLPKRNVYGFLRSLHVSPGVLSPPKLVLGIETSCDDTAAAVVDETGRVWGEAMHSQTEVHLKTGGIVPPVAQQLHRENIERIVEEALSASGVSPRDLSAIATTVKPGLALSLGVGLSFSLQLVNQFKKPFIPIHHMEAHALTIRLTNQVEFPFLVLLISGGHCLLALVRGVSDFLLLGKSLDIAPGDMLDKVARRLSLINRHEYSTMSGGKAIEHLAKEGNRFHFTLSPPMQNAKNCNFSFTGLQHVIDKLIERKEKEEGIEKGQILSSAADIAAAVQHVTASHLATRTQRAILFCKQRGLLPPANAVLVSFARSPASRQRFTSQRVALDLGPCVSCWTV; this is encoded by the exons ATGCAGGTCCCTGCAG GAATTATCTGTAGAGTAGTAAGTATGCTAATATTCAGGAAGACAGCAGGAGTTTTTGCCAAACTACCAAAGAGGAATGTGTATGGGTTTTTGAGAAGTCTTCATGTTTCTCCTGGAGTACTTTCTCCTCCTAAGCTGGTCCTGGGGATCGAAACCAGCTGTGACGACACAGCCGCTGCCGTGGTGGATGAAACTGGACGCGTGTGGGGAGAAGCCATGCATTCCCAGACCGAAGTGCATTTGAA aaCAGGCGGAATTGTTCCTCCAGTAGCTcaacagcttcacagagaaaaTATTGAGCGAATAGTAGAAGAAGCCCTTTCTGCCAGCGGAGTCTCGCCACGTGACCTCTCAGCCATCGCAACCACCGTCAAACCAGGACTGGCTCTAAGCCTGGGCGTAGGCTTATCATTCAGCCTACAGCTAGTAAACCAGTTTAAAAAGCCCTTTATTCCTATccaccacatggaggctcatgcGCTTACCATCCGACTGACCAACCAAGTAGAATTTCCTTTTCTAGTTCTTTTGATTTCTGGAGGTCACTGCCTGTTGGCCTTAGTCCGCGGagtttcagatttcctgcttcttggGAAGTCTTTGGACATAGCGCCAGGTGACATGCTTGACAAG GTGGCAAGAAGACTTTCTTTAATCAATCGTCATGAATATTCTACGATGAGCGGTGGGAAGGCTATAGAACATTTGGCCAAAGAAGGAAATAGATTCCATTTTACCCTCAGTCCTCCCATGCAGAATGCTAAGAACTGCAATTTTTCTTTTACGGGACTTCAGCATGTTATCGATAAGCTAAtcgaaaggaaggagaaggaagaaggcattGAGAAGGGGCAAATCCTGTCTTCCGCCGCAGACATTGCTGCTGCGGTGCAGCACGTGACCGCAAGCCACCTTGCCACGAGAACGCAGCGCGCTATTCTGTTTTGCAAGCAGAGAGGGTTGTTACCGCCAGCGAACGCAGTATTAGTAAGCTTCGCCCGCTCACCCGCTAGCAGGCAGCGGTTCACTTCCCAGCGTGTCGCTTTGGATTTAGGGCCTTGTGTCTCCTGCTGGACAGTGTAG
- the Osgepl1 gene encoding tRNA N6-adenosine threonylcarbamoyltransferase, mitochondrial isoform X1 → MQVPAGIICRVVSMLIFRKTAGVFAKLPKRNVYGFLRSLHVSPGVLSPPKLVLGIETSCDDTAAAVVDETGRVWGEAMHSQTEVHLKTGGIVPPVAQQLHRENIERIVEEALSASGVSPRDLSAIATTVKPGLALSLGVGLSFSLQLVNQFKKPFIPIHHMEAHALTIRLTNQVEFPFLVLLISGGHCLLALVRGVSDFLLLGKSLDIAPGDMLDKVARRLSLINRHEYSTMSGGKAIEHLAKEGNRFHFTLSPPMQNAKNCNFSFTGLQHVIDKLIERKEKEEGIEKGQILSSAADIAAAVQHVTASHLATRTQRAILFCKQRGLLPPANAVLVVSGGVASNSYIRKALEIVANATQCTSLCPPPRLCTDNGVMIAWNGIERLRAGLGILHDVENFRYEPKCPLGVDISQEVAEAAIKVPQLKMAI, encoded by the exons ATGCAGGTCCCTGCAG GAATTATCTGTAGAGTAGTAAGTATGCTAATATTCAGGAAGACAGCAGGAGTTTTTGCCAAACTACCAAAGAGGAATGTGTATGGGTTTTTGAGAAGTCTTCATGTTTCTCCTGGAGTACTTTCTCCTCCTAAGCTGGTCCTGGGGATCGAAACCAGCTGTGACGACACAGCCGCTGCCGTGGTGGATGAAACTGGACGCGTGTGGGGAGAAGCCATGCATTCCCAGACCGAAGTGCATTTGAA aaCAGGCGGAATTGTTCCTCCAGTAGCTcaacagcttcacagagaaaaTATTGAGCGAATAGTAGAAGAAGCCCTTTCTGCCAGCGGAGTCTCGCCACGTGACCTCTCAGCCATCGCAACCACCGTCAAACCAGGACTGGCTCTAAGCCTGGGCGTAGGCTTATCATTCAGCCTACAGCTAGTAAACCAGTTTAAAAAGCCCTTTATTCCTATccaccacatggaggctcatgcGCTTACCATCCGACTGACCAACCAAGTAGAATTTCCTTTTCTAGTTCTTTTGATTTCTGGAGGTCACTGCCTGTTGGCCTTAGTCCGCGGagtttcagatttcctgcttcttggGAAGTCTTTGGACATAGCGCCAGGTGACATGCTTGACAAG GTGGCAAGAAGACTTTCTTTAATCAATCGTCATGAATATTCTACGATGAGCGGTGGGAAGGCTATAGAACATTTGGCCAAAGAAGGAAATAGATTCCATTTTACCCTCAGTCCTCCCATGCAGAATGCTAAGAACTGCAATTTTTCTTTTACGGGACTTCAGCATGTTATCGATAAGCTAAtcgaaaggaaggagaaggaagaaggcattGAGAAGGGGCAAATCCTGTCTTCCGCCGCAGACATTGCTGCTGCGGTGCAGCACGTGACCGCAAGCCACCTTGCCACGAGAACGCAGCGCGCTATTCTGTTTTGCAAGCAGAGAGGGTTGTTACCGCCAGCGAACGCAGTATTA GTTGTGTCTGGAGGTGTTGCAAGTAACTCGTATATCCGAAAAGCGCTGGAAATTGTAGCAAATGCAACGCAATGCACTTCGCTGTGCCCTCCGCCAAGACTGTGCACAGATAATGGCGTTATGATTGCGTG GAATGGGATTGAAAGATTGCGTGCCGGCTTGGGCATTTTACATGATGTAGAAAACTTCCGGTATGAACCAAA ATGTCCTCTTGGAGTAGACATATCCCAAGAAGTCGCAGAAGCTGCCATAAAAGTCCCAcaattaaaaatggcaatttga